The Patescibacteria group bacterium genome has a window encoding:
- a CDS encoding N-6 DNA methylase, translating into MPNNIQQLREEFKSKVARLNDYLWGAGLKDPVTRIQQISFFFFLKMLEEQDIAMEKEEKLTGREHESIFAGKAEKFRWSRWREKTGENLYKFIRDEVFPFIDELHNGHTNIRQIFHGAKLLIPDEVTLKRTVEIIDTIEFSNLDTDIKGDLYESLLSSIESAGELGQFLTPRHIVRAIVEMVNPKIGETIFDPACGSAGFLITAYERLKFKNSDAKNLEDRDGRKIGYGDKLNKEQWQFLTTKTFHGYDVDPEMVRLALMNLILHGIEGAHIRRKDTVAGAEEEEDLRRFDVILTNPPFAGKVDRERIKPTLPVKSNKTQVLFLGYVINSLKPGGRAGIILPEGSLFGTNKDDKDIRRYLLENTKLEAVVSMPAGAFQPYAGVKTSFLIFKKRVKPITTGQAVPRQARDKFSPAEKIWFFDMQGDGSSLTAAKKSGPQYKNDIPKLLELWHGGEQKTEKPYSWLTPVAEIIENDYILSANTYNPYNSEEEINYRDPKDILGEINNVTGALNKCLETLKKDYL; encoded by the coding sequence ATGCCAAATAATATTCAACAACTGCGGGAAGAATTCAAAAGCAAAGTCGCGCGGCTTAACGATTATCTTTGGGGCGCGGGATTGAAAGATCCGGTTACCCGGATTCAGCAGATTAGTTTTTTCTTTTTTCTTAAGATGCTCGAGGAGCAGGATATTGCCATGGAAAAAGAAGAAAAGCTTACCGGCCGCGAGCATGAATCGATTTTCGCGGGAAAAGCGGAAAAATTTCGCTGGTCGCGTTGGCGCGAAAAAACCGGTGAAAATTTATATAAATTCATTCGTGATGAAGTTTTTCCTTTTATCGACGAGCTTCACAATGGCCATACTAACATCCGCCAAATTTTTCACGGCGCCAAGCTGCTTATTCCCGATGAAGTAACTCTCAAAAGAACCGTAGAAATTATCGATACCATTGAATTTTCCAATTTAGACACGGATATTAAGGGCGATCTTTATGAGTCGTTGCTCTCTAGCATCGAATCGGCCGGCGAGCTGGGACAGTTTCTAACCCCCCGTCATATTGTCCGGGCGATTGTGGAAATGGTAAATCCTAAAATTGGCGAAACAATTTTTGATCCGGCGTGCGGTTCGGCCGGTTTTTTGATTACGGCTTACGAACGGCTTAAATTCAAAAACAGCGACGCAAAAAATTTGGAGGATCGCGACGGCCGGAAAATCGGTTATGGCGACAAATTAAATAAAGAGCAGTGGCAATTTTTAACCACTAAAACATTTCACGGCTATGACGTTGATCCGGAAATGGTGCGCCTCGCCTTGATGAATCTTATTCTGCACGGCATCGAAGGCGCGCATATTCGCCGTAAAGATACCGTCGCCGGTGCCGAAGAGGAAGAAGATTTGCGCCGGTTTGATGTTATACTCACCAATCCGCCGTTTGCCGGTAAGGTTGATCGGGAGCGGATTAAGCCGACTCTGCCAGTAAAATCCAACAAGACGCAGGTGCTTTTCTTAGGATATGTTATTAATTCTCTTAAGCCGGGCGGTCGGGCCGGCATAATTTTGCCCGAGGGTTCGCTTTTTGGAACCAACAAAGACGATAAAGATATTCGCCGCTATTTGCTGGAGAATACCAAACTGGAAGCGGTTGTCTCAATGCCAGCCGGTGCGTTTCAGCCGTATGCCGGAGTAAAAACTAGCTTCTTGATATTCAAAAAGCGCGTAAAGCCAATCACAACTGGTCAAGCGGTCCCTCGACAAGCTCGGGACAAATTTTCTCCTGCGGAAAAAATTTGGTTTTTTGATATGCAGGGCGACGGCTCATCGCTTACTGCTGCTAAAAAATCCGGCCCGCAATATAAAAATGATATTCCGAAACTGCTTGAGTTATGGCATGGCGGAGAACAAAAAACAGAAAAACCTTACTCCTGGTTAACGCCAGTTGCTGAAATTATTGAGAATGATTATATTCTTTCGGCTAATACTTATAATCCATACAATAGTGAGGAAGAAATAAATTATCGAGATCCAAAGGATATTTTAGGGGAGATTAACAATGTAACCGGCGCATTAAATAAATGTCTGGAAACTCTAAAAAAAGATTATTTATAA
- a CDS encoding DEAD/DEAH box helicase family protein — translation MATQDTAGKKFMRETDARILIDRKLREADWNIEDKNQVSTEETAETGRADYILKDSRGRAIAVIEAKRFSVDPASAKQQALAYAESINAGFIFLSNGEEIYFWDYKYRSEQKVATFFSQRDLEKIQTLRLEQKPLSVIPIPGKYFKGGEWRSPRPYQKEAMRVMDKALEGGKRKMLLVMATGTGKTDAIALYLKRLFEAGIATRVLFLVDRVQLGVQAQEVFNEILPDHSSTLLYGGKPKDESEIVISTLQTLYSQLPSLTSGYFDIVISDEAHRAIFGIYNSVLSHFDAIRIGMTATPSGYVDRNTYKLFGCWDETEQKGKPTFVYSIRSGVKDGFLAGYDIVQIDTKVSLEGVNFEGEDYSAEDLERKINVPARNERVVEAYFAEEEKREPNKTRKAIVYAVTKRHAAQLAYYFNQAKPEQKGRFAEVITSDTEDPRGAIRRFKLEEMPMIAVSVGMMDTGIDAPMVENLIMVRPTRSPILYQQMRGRGSRLDSRINKKSFRIYDFAGVTQYFNDESYNPYSEITKAKAGIPWGTEVKDFVEENLEVPAGFIQVAETAQENVDVVIKRAYIEVGAAGEKIDSDDYQIAWERQIQELAQAEPLVKKVKDGQELSSDESQVLADRLNSPKYYFNEANLREAYHYSPGTLNDFVKTALGIQNLPTEEQLYEDRINELFEAWLIDKQFAPEQTKILRLVKSQYIARRAPIEVSIFNEPIFQHLGGLNYVLKVFDSDALKNTIAELNQNIFINGHAK, via the coding sequence ATGGCTACTCAAGATACAGCGGGGAAAAAGTTTATGCGCGAAACCGACGCGAGGATTCTTATCGACCGCAAACTTCGCGAAGCCGATTGGAATATTGAAGATAAAAATCAGGTCTCTACAGAGGAAACTGCGGAAACCGGTCGTGCCGATTATATTCTTAAAGATTCAAGGGGCCGCGCTATAGCCGTGATTGAAGCAAAACGTTTTTCGGTTGATCCGGCCTCCGCTAAACAGCAGGCGCTTGCTTATGCGGAATCTATCAACGCTGGCTTTATTTTCTTATCCAACGGCGAAGAAATTTATTTTTGGGATTATAAATATCGGTCGGAACAAAAAGTCGCCACATTTTTTTCTCAGCGTGATCTGGAAAAAATCCAGACTCTTCGGCTCGAGCAAAAGCCTTTATCGGTTATTCCGATTCCAGGGAAGTATTTTAAGGGCGGCGAATGGCGTTCGCCGCGGCCATATCAAAAAGAGGCAATGCGAGTTATGGATAAGGCTCTGGAAGGCGGCAAACGCAAAATGCTTTTGGTTATGGCAACGGGAACCGGCAAAACCGACGCAATCGCCCTTTATCTCAAGCGACTTTTTGAAGCAGGTATTGCTACCCGAGTTTTATTTTTAGTTGATCGAGTTCAATTGGGAGTTCAGGCTCAAGAAGTATTCAATGAAATATTGCCAGATCATTCATCCACCCTGCTTTATGGCGGTAAACCAAAAGACGAATCAGAAATAGTTATTTCTACGCTGCAAACTTTGTATTCTCAGCTTCCATCACTGACTAGCGGTTATTTCGATATCGTAATTTCTGATGAAGCTCATCGGGCTATTTTTGGTATTTATAACAGCGTTCTCTCGCATTTTGATGCTATTCGCATCGGTATGACCGCGACTCCCAGCGGTTATGTTGATCGCAATACCTATAAACTTTTCGGCTGTTGGGATGAGACGGAACAAAAAGGCAAACCGACTTTTGTTTACAGCATACGCAGCGGGGTTAAAGACGGTTTTCTTGCCGGCTATGATATTGTTCAGATTGACACGAAAGTTTCGCTTGAAGGCGTTAATTTTGAAGGAGAAGATTATAGCGCCGAAGATTTGGAGCGAAAAATAAACGTGCCGGCCAGAAATGAACGGGTTGTCGAGGCCTATTTTGCCGAAGAAGAAAAGCGCGAGCCGAATAAAACGCGCAAGGCCATTGTCTATGCGGTTACCAAACGGCACGCCGCCCAGCTCGCCTATTATTTTAATCAAGCCAAGCCGGAACAAAAAGGCAGGTTTGCAGAAGTGATCACTTCCGACACCGAAGATCCGCGCGGCGCCATTCGTCGTTTTAAGTTAGAAGAGATGCCGATGATCGCAGTTTCCGTCGGGATGATGGATACCGGAATTGACGCGCCAATGGTGGAAAATTTGATAATGGTCCGGCCGACCCGTTCGCCGATTTTATATCAGCAAATGCGCGGTCGCGGCAGTCGTCTTGATTCCCGCATCAATAAAAAATCATTCAGGATTTATGATTTTGCCGGCGTTACCCAATATTTTAACGACGAAAGTTATAATCCTTATTCCGAAATCACCAAAGCCAAAGCCGGTATTCCCTGGGGAACCGAAGTCAAAGATTTTGTCGAAGAAAATTTGGAAGTGCCAGCCGGCTTTATTCAGGTTGCCGAAACCGCGCAGGAGAATGTTGATGTGGTTATCAAACGCGCCTATATCGAAGTCGGCGCGGCAGGAGAGAAAATAGATTCCGATGATTATCAAATTGCCTGGGAACGGCAGATACAGGAGCTTGCTCAAGCCGAACCTCTCGTAAAAAAAGTAAAAGACGGTCAGGAACTTTCCAGCGATGAGTCGCAAGTTTTGGCTGACCGCCTTAATTCACCCAAATATTATTTTAACGAAGCCAATTTACGCGAAGCCTATCATTATTCGCCGGGAACCTTGAATGACTTTGTAAAAACCGCTCTTGGTATTCAAAATCTTCCTACCGAAGAGCAATTGTATGAAGATCGGATTAATGAATTATTTGAAGCGTGGTTGATTGATAAGCAATTCGCGCCAGAGCAGACTAAAATTCTGCGGTTGGTTAAAAGCCAATATATCGCTCGCCGCGCGCCGATTGAAGTCTCAATTTTTAATGAGCCGATTTTTCAGCATCTTGGCGGACTTAATTACGTGCTCAAAGTTTTTGACTCTGATGCTTTAAAGAATACCATCGCCGAACTTAATCAAAATATTTTTATAAATGGTCATGCCAAATAA
- the radC gene encoding DNA repair protein RadC, with amino-acid sequence MTKIKDLLKVDRPREKLEAYGPERLSNSELLAILLRTGGNGINAVELAEKILRKFSGAGLTKATFEELKNTFGLGSAKACEIVACFELGRRLLQNKQSALLLAPNDVWDELKDIRDNKKEHFVIFFLDARNQEIKREIISVGSLDANLVHPREVFEPAVRHLAAQIIIAHNHPSGDPSPSPEDVNITKQLVDAGKILGIEISDHVIVCKTIFFSFKEHKLI; translated from the coding sequence ATGACAAAAATTAAAGATTTATTAAAAGTTGATCGGCCGCGTGAAAAGCTGGAAGCGTACGGACCCGAACGCCTTTCGAATTCAGAACTTTTAGCGATTCTCTTGCGTACGGGCGGTAACGGTATTAATGCCGTCGAGCTAGCTGAAAAAATTTTAAGAAAATTCAGCGGCGCGGGATTGACGAAAGCTACGTTCGAAGAACTTAAAAATACTTTCGGTCTCGGCAGTGCGAAGGCGTGCGAGATCGTGGCCTGCTTTGAGTTAGGCCGCCGACTTTTGCAAAATAAGCAATCGGCTTTATTACTCGCGCCGAATGATGTTTGGGATGAATTAAAGGATATTCGAGATAATAAAAAAGAACATTTTGTCATTTTTTTTCTGGACGCTCGTAATCAGGAAATCAAACGCGAAATTATTTCCGTCGGCTCGCTCGATGCCAATCTGGTTCACCCGCGCGAAGTTTTTGAGCCAGCAGTCCGGCATTTGGCTGCACAAATAATTATCGCCCATAATCATCCGTCCGGAGATCCGTCGCCGTCGCCGGAAGATGTTAATATCACTAAGCAGTTAGTCGATGCTGGAAAAATTCTCGGAATTGAAATAAGCGATCACGTGATTGTCTGCAAGACGATTTTTTTCAGTTTTAAAGAGCACAAATTGATTTAA
- a CDS encoding HPr family phosphocarrier protein: MSATYSKEVEVVNVLGIHARPSSKIASLANALNAEDVFIRDAKNPDQKIDPKSIMGVMEISAAVGAKIIVFTKKENMRKAVDALAELIESGFGEELRKK; the protein is encoded by the coding sequence ATGTCCGCCACCTATTCAAAAGAAGTTGAAGTCGTGAATGTCCTCGGCATCCATGCTCGTCCCTCATCCAAAATCGCCAGTCTGGCCAACGCTTTGAATGCGGAAGATGTTTTTATCAGAGACGCGAAAAATCCTGATCAGAAAATTGACCCAAAAAGCATTATGGGCGTCATGGAAATATCAGCTGCGGTAGGAGCCAAGATAATCGTCTTCACAAAAAAAGAGAACATGCGCAAAGCAGTCGACGCTTTAGCCGAACTCATTGAATCCGGTTTTGGGGAAGAATTGCGCAAGAAGTGA